A portion of the Pseudoalteromonas luteoviolacea genome contains these proteins:
- a CDS encoding sensor histidine kinase, which produces MNWQALVDNRQRFFWVLQISGWIGYALVNYIGSKVFEMRDIYVFVIVLNAYAGCLMTVPLRYLYRRVWNAKPWVLIFVVFSVSYITGTLWSVVQKYNLWEIYRHGYRPEEWFYYLQQGLDSVYIVLCWSGLYFGIKYYQLLQSERQKALKANTMAHEAQLKMLRYQLNPHFLFNTLNAISTLILVEENKDANQMVSRLSDFLRYTLNTDPIKKVPLEQELHALQLYLEIEKVRFDERLAIELDVTEQAKYALVPSLILQPLIENSIKYAIAHMDEGGKIEIKAQVFANELLLEVGDNGPGAELTDGQLSNASGVGIANTKDRLKTLYENNYSFVLSNNTPSGLKANIRVPFEKAEN; this is translated from the coding sequence TTGAATTGGCAAGCTTTAGTCGATAATCGACAACGATTTTTTTGGGTACTACAGATTTCAGGTTGGATCGGTTACGCTCTGGTCAACTACATAGGCTCAAAAGTATTTGAAATGCGTGACATATACGTTTTTGTCATCGTACTCAATGCGTATGCTGGTTGTTTAATGACTGTGCCTCTTAGATATCTATACCGTCGAGTATGGAATGCAAAGCCGTGGGTGCTAATATTCGTTGTTTTCAGTGTCTCATATATTACAGGCACGTTATGGTCCGTGGTTCAAAAGTACAACCTATGGGAGATATATCGTCATGGCTATCGCCCTGAAGAATGGTTTTATTATCTCCAGCAAGGACTTGATTCAGTATATATTGTACTGTGTTGGAGTGGGCTATATTTTGGTATTAAGTATTACCAGTTATTGCAAAGCGAACGTCAAAAAGCGTTAAAAGCAAACACAATGGCACATGAAGCACAATTGAAAATGCTGCGTTATCAGCTTAACCCTCACTTTTTATTTAATACATTAAACGCGATTTCTACGCTAATTTTGGTTGAAGAAAATAAAGACGCGAATCAAATGGTGTCTAGACTGAGTGACTTTTTAAGATACACCTTAAACACAGATCCGATAAAAAAAGTACCCCTTGAGCAGGAACTTCATGCGCTTCAATTGTATCTAGAAATAGAGAAAGTGCGTTTTGATGAGCGGTTAGCCATAGAGTTAGATGTCACTGAACAAGCAAAATATGCCCTTGTTCCAAGTTTAATATTGCAGCCGCTAATTGAAAATTCCATTAAATATGCCATTGCGCACATGGATGAGGGCGGCAAAATTGAAATAAAAGCGCAAGTGTTCGCCAATGAACTATTGTTAGAAGTTGGTGACAATGGTCCTGGGGCTGAACTAACTGATGGGCAGTTGAGTAATGCAAGTGGTGTAGGTATTGCCAATACCAAAGATAGATTAAAAACGCTATACGAGAACAACTACTCGTTTGTGTTATCAAATAATACGCCTTCAGGATTGAAGGCAAATATACGAGTTCCGTTTGAAAAGGCCGAGAATTGA
- a CDS encoding TonB-dependent siderophore receptor, with the protein MRSFKTKYPMLLSALAIAFSGASNADDSKKNDMEIIEVSPKGLISYVSASASKSDVPITKTPVSVSVLTSKRISDLGAETLQDAIGYVAGVYNGPYGVDTRGDWSKVRGVDPLIYVDGLQMQFGHYNNTRTNPYTLERVEILKGPSSVLYGQGSTGGIINSVSKRPHSETQGEIWAQVGNYDRVQLAGDYNTAFGNSDEFQARFVGVYRNSDTQTDFVEDNTFVFAPSFAWDINQDTRLTILTNIQENETGSSTQFFPHEGTILPAKYGQIPSERFVSEPGWDRYDTEQLAITTIVEHSISEDTQVNWSTRYSDSSSEYRTIFASWPPKFNADKRTINRIFSMSDGESKSLLSDIQLHQYIEFNDVEISIVAGIDFQDAETRTSRLRGVVSSPLDLYNPVYGLNDPLPNEITNIAPEQVNTQLGGYIQATFEYNNFILNTALRHDDLEQKTWEKVGDVSSLLEVKKSQSALTGRIGGLYQFENGISPYVSYSESFQPIYGLKPQGGSFKPKEGEQIEYGVKYQPAGTEHLITASVFHITDKNHIRQISPLEHVQDSEISVDGFELEAQLEWENLDVYASYAYTESNMDTTPLSSKEIFAQATLLAQQVQDPAAQQQIMAGAVLMTGTDDVSLSATPEHLASVWATYRADNLVEGLKFGAGIRYVGKTFDGSRSISIGDIDYHKALTTDSFTLYDMMIGYQMDDYELSLNIDNLTDKTVITSCLYRGDCFYGQRRTVTANLKYRF; encoded by the coding sequence ATGCGCTCATTCAAAACTAAATATCCAATGCTCTTATCGGCACTTGCAATTGCCTTTTCTGGGGCATCTAATGCTGATGATTCAAAAAAGAATGACATGGAAATCATTGAGGTCAGCCCAAAAGGCCTAATTTCTTATGTTAGTGCGAGTGCATCTAAATCTGATGTACCAATCACAAAAACTCCTGTTTCTGTATCTGTACTCACTTCTAAGCGTATTTCAGATTTAGGAGCAGAAACTCTGCAAGATGCAATTGGCTATGTAGCAGGTGTATACAACGGTCCATATGGTGTTGATACGCGTGGTGATTGGTCAAAAGTGCGTGGTGTAGACCCTCTAATTTATGTAGACGGCCTGCAGATGCAATTTGGACACTATAACAATACCCGTACTAACCCCTATACACTTGAGCGCGTTGAAATTTTAAAAGGCCCCTCTTCTGTCCTTTATGGTCAAGGATCAACAGGCGGTATCATAAACTCAGTTTCAAAACGTCCACACAGCGAAACCCAAGGTGAGATCTGGGCGCAAGTTGGTAACTATGACAGAGTACAACTTGCAGGTGACTATAATACGGCGTTTGGTAACAGCGATGAATTCCAGGCTCGCTTTGTAGGTGTATACCGCAATAGCGATACCCAAACAGACTTTGTTGAAGACAATACATTTGTGTTTGCACCAAGCTTTGCTTGGGATATCAATCAAGATACTCGCTTAACAATCCTGACCAATATACAAGAAAACGAAACAGGTTCTTCAACTCAATTCTTCCCTCATGAAGGCACAATTTTACCTGCTAAATACGGACAGATCCCAAGTGAACGCTTTGTAAGTGAACCAGGTTGGGACCGCTACGATACGGAGCAACTTGCAATCACAACAATTGTTGAGCACAGTATTTCTGAAGACACGCAAGTTAATTGGTCTACTCGCTACAGTGATAGCTCTTCTGAGTATCGAACTATTTTTGCCTCTTGGCCACCAAAGTTTAACGCAGATAAGCGTACAATTAATCGTATTTTTAGCATGTCTGATGGCGAGTCAAAGAGCTTATTAAGTGATATCCAACTGCATCAATACATTGAATTCAATGACGTAGAAATCAGCATTGTCGCTGGTATTGACTTCCAAGATGCAGAAACACGCACAAGCCGCTTGCGTGGTGTTGTATCATCTCCGCTAGACTTATATAACCCTGTCTATGGTTTAAATGACCCACTACCAAACGAAATCACAAATATCGCGCCAGAACAAGTAAATACTCAACTCGGTGGTTACATCCAAGCGACGTTTGAATACAATAACTTTATCTTAAACACTGCACTTCGTCACGACGACCTCGAGCAAAAAACCTGGGAAAAAGTAGGTGATGTTTCAAGCCTATTGGAAGTTAAAAAGTCACAAAGTGCTTTAACTGGACGAATTGGCGGACTATATCAATTTGAAAATGGTATCTCACCTTATGTTAGCTACTCAGAATCATTCCAGCCTATATATGGTTTAAAACCACAAGGCGGAAGCTTCAAGCCTAAAGAAGGTGAGCAAATAGAATACGGTGTGAAATATCAACCTGCTGGCACTGAGCATTTAATTACTGCGAGTGTTTTCCACATTACTGATAAAAATCACATTAGGCAAATTTCCCCTCTTGAACACGTACAAGATAGTGAAATCTCAGTTGATGGCTTTGAGCTTGAAGCACAACTAGAGTGGGAAAATCTTGATGTATACGCATCTTATGCATATACAGAATCAAACATGGACACTACACCACTTTCATCTAAAGAAATATTTGCGCAAGCAACACTATTAGCACAACAGGTTCAAGACCCTGCTGCGCAACAGCAAATCATGGCAGGCGCAGTCTTAATGACTGGTACTGACGACGTGTCTCTGTCTGCAACGCCAGAACATTTAGCATCAGTGTGGGCAACTTATCGTGCTGATAATCTAGTTGAAGGCTTAAAATTTGGGGCCGGTATTCGATATGTAGGCAAAACATTTGACGGCAGCCGCTCTATATCAATTGGCGATATTGACTATCATAAAGCCCTCACAACAGACAGCTTTACTCTTTATGATATGATGATCGGATATCAGATGGATGATTACGAGCTAAGCCTGAATATTGACAACTTAACAGATAAGACTGTTATAACCAGCTGCTTATATCGTGGTGACTGCTTCTATGGCCAGCGCCGCACTGTAACTGCGAATTTAAAGTATCGCTTTTAA
- a CDS encoding M12 family metallopeptidase: MPVFTSAAISELNERKASEHNLISQAEYYVEGDMIFDKSEHSTNMRSIKTSGLDSAVAWPNGTVPFQFVNVVNGSQHEKNILKAMENLERASGVSFIRKTPSHTNYLNIYGNAYNADAEKYRVCHAQVGYGNGGVRKTWIPSYCGVSTATHELLHILGFRHEHQRTDRDYHQRDGHYYSMTVNEEFIPCGVQGAYSTSNYVSRTLPYDHESIMHYSNYNRTGCETGEVGKAFTYKNISTGEAFEDTGNTRLSQGDLRSLRQAYGRNRSQTPTILGPDHTDKASLRYSVVWYQVHDYPDYFRVNETSEEFIDINRNGQLDIGESNTYNINADAYWRDGFDIYFGTTATEKSNGYRYRYTVQACWNNTICSSESQAKTYSVLQKAQEPELYIDDSTPGDKEFYLRWNKQIQVQYVKISRNGVSLGDHEGESLKQSLSTGTYQYEVEACNERGCSEPVTLTHQHTVAEGNKPTEMPYIESLAFTEYLGEAEFEFRKVARATEYHFQVSGQGINHTGSVSYSYSEHGGGYARFYTRSIPQGTYQVSITPCNSNGCGPTATKTVYVELDT; encoded by the coding sequence ATGCCCGTATTCACAAGTGCAGCGATATCTGAGCTGAACGAACGTAAAGCTAGTGAGCATAATTTAATTTCTCAAGCTGAATACTACGTAGAAGGTGATATGATTTTTGATAAATCTGAGCACTCTACAAATATGCGTTCAATAAAAACGTCTGGCTTAGATAGCGCTGTTGCGTGGCCAAACGGAACTGTACCCTTTCAATTCGTTAATGTTGTCAATGGCAGCCAACACGAAAAAAACATTTTGAAGGCGATGGAGAACCTTGAGCGTGCTTCTGGCGTAAGTTTCATTCGAAAGACGCCCAGCCACACTAATTATTTGAACATTTATGGCAATGCATATAACGCGGACGCAGAAAAATATAGAGTCTGTCATGCCCAAGTAGGTTATGGCAACGGCGGAGTTCGTAAAACTTGGATCCCAAGCTATTGTGGGGTGAGTACTGCAACACATGAATTACTGCATATTCTTGGCTTTCGCCATGAACATCAACGCACGGATCGTGATTACCATCAACGAGATGGGCACTACTACTCCATGACTGTTAATGAGGAATTCATCCCCTGTGGTGTGCAAGGAGCATATTCGACCTCAAATTATGTTTCGCGCACCCTGCCCTACGACCACGAATCGATTATGCATTACAGTAACTATAACCGTACTGGGTGTGAAACTGGAGAAGTTGGCAAAGCTTTTACGTATAAAAATATTAGCACTGGGGAAGCGTTTGAAGATACCGGTAACACTAGGCTATCACAAGGAGATTTGCGGTCACTACGACAGGCCTATGGCCGAAACCGCTCGCAAACTCCCACAATACTTGGACCAGATCACACAGATAAAGCGAGCCTAAGGTATTCTGTAGTGTGGTATCAAGTTCACGATTACCCAGACTACTTTAGAGTCAATGAAACATCAGAAGAATTCATTGACATTAACCGTAATGGGCAACTAGATATTGGCGAATCAAATACATATAACATTAATGCTGATGCATATTGGAGAGATGGGTTTGACATTTACTTTGGCACCACAGCAACCGAAAAGAGTAATGGCTATCGCTATCGTTACACCGTACAAGCTTGTTGGAACAACACCATATGTTCTAGCGAATCTCAGGCAAAAACTTACTCAGTGCTACAAAAAGCACAAGAGCCAGAACTTTATATAGACGACTCAACTCCCGGAGACAAAGAGTTTTATCTTCGCTGGAATAAGCAAATACAAGTACAGTATGTAAAAATCAGCCGCAATGGTGTAAGCCTTGGGGATCATGAAGGAGAGTCACTCAAACAAAGCCTTTCAACTGGTACCTATCAATACGAGGTAGAGGCTTGTAACGAACGTGGTTGCAGTGAACCCGTTACACTTACACACCAACACACGGTTGCAGAAGGAAACAAACCTACCGAGATGCCTTACATAGAATCTCTCGCCTTCACGGAGTACCTTGGTGAAGCAGAATTTGAGTTTAGAAAAGTCGCTCGCGCCACAGAATATCACTTTCAGGTTAGCGGACAAGGGATAAATCATACTGGCAGTGTTTCTTATTCTTACAGTGAACATGGTGGTGGTTATGCACGCTTTTACACCCGCTCTATCCCACAAGGCACCTATCAAGTTTCTATTACACCTTGCAATAGTAATGGATGTGGACCAACAGCAACAAAAACAGTCTATGTCGAATTAGATACATAA
- a CDS encoding O-acetylhomoserine aminocarboxypropyltransferase/cysteine synthase family protein, translating to MKLESIALHEGYISEQTTKSAAVPIYQTTSYTFDNTEHGADLFNLAVPGNIYTRIMNPTNDVLEKRIAAMEGGIGALAVSSGMAAITYAIQCLTAVGDNIVSTSQLYGGTYNLFAHSLPRQGVEVKMVSYDDFAGFEAAIDNNTKAIFCESIGNPAGNIVDINRIANIAHKYGVPVIVDNTVATPYLCRPFELGADIVVHSLTKYIGGHGTSIGGIIVDSGKFNWVANKDRFAVLNQPDPSYHGVVYTEAFGEAAYIGRCRVAPLRNTGAALSPMNAFQILQGLETLGLRMDRHCDNAEKLAEFLKQHPKVEWVNYAALADSPDNENCHKITNGKASGILSFGITGGIEACTKFIDALNMILRLVNIGDAKSLACHPASTTHRQLNKAELASAGVSEDLVRISVGIEHIDDIINDVSQALDKA from the coding sequence GTGAAATTAGAATCTATTGCCTTACACGAAGGGTATATTTCAGAACAAACAACCAAATCTGCAGCCGTCCCCATATACCAAACAACGTCATATACTTTTGACAATACCGAGCATGGTGCAGATCTATTTAATCTTGCTGTTCCAGGAAATATCTATACCCGCATTATGAATCCTACCAATGATGTGCTTGAGAAGCGTATCGCAGCAATGGAAGGCGGGATCGGTGCCCTTGCGGTTTCATCTGGTATGGCAGCTATTACTTATGCTATTCAATGCCTTACTGCTGTAGGAGATAATATCGTCAGTACCAGCCAGCTCTACGGGGGAACCTATAACTTATTTGCGCACTCATTACCTAGACAAGGTGTAGAAGTAAAAATGGTGTCTTATGACGATTTTGCTGGGTTTGAGGCAGCGATAGATAATAACACGAAGGCAATATTTTGTGAGTCGATTGGTAATCCTGCTGGCAATATTGTCGATATAAACCGAATAGCAAACATAGCGCATAAATATGGTGTGCCAGTCATTGTAGATAATACAGTTGCAACGCCATACTTATGCCGTCCTTTTGAGCTAGGTGCTGATATTGTCGTCCATTCGTTAACCAAATATATTGGAGGTCATGGTACATCAATCGGTGGTATTATTGTCGACTCTGGTAAATTTAACTGGGTGGCAAATAAAGACCGATTTGCAGTATTAAACCAGCCCGATCCATCATATCACGGAGTTGTTTACACCGAGGCTTTTGGTGAAGCCGCTTACATCGGACGCTGTCGAGTAGCACCACTTAGAAATACCGGTGCGGCTTTATCTCCAATGAATGCTTTTCAGATATTACAAGGCCTAGAAACACTTGGACTTAGAATGGACCGACACTGTGATAACGCAGAAAAGTTGGCTGAGTTTTTAAAGCAGCATCCTAAAGTTGAATGGGTAAATTATGCTGCACTTGCAGACAGCCCAGACAATGAGAACTGTCATAAAATTACAAATGGCAAAGCTTCCGGCATTTTAAGCTTTGGTATAACGGGTGGTATTGAAGCATGTACGAAGTTTATTGACGCGTTAAATATGATCCTGCGTTTGGTCAATATCGGCGATGCCAAATCATTAGCTTGCCATCCCGCATCAACAACACATAGACAGTTAAATAAAGCGGAGCTTGCCTCTGCAGGCGTGAGTGAAGACCTCGTCAGGATCTCAGTGGGTATAGAGCATATAGACGATATTATTAATGACGTCTCACAAGCGTTAGATAAGGCTTAG
- a CDS encoding SDR family NAD(P)-dependent oxidoreductase, which yields MQKNLIVVGASRGIGLAVAQFYQAKGDNVFSVSRTPSTIGRWIEADMSNNEGIQKVLHETSDHTIDALLYMGGVWEEHAFTENYDFETSPYSETHNIININQIAPIELVKGLLKSLKKSRNPRAVFIGATSGLDISSTAEVAYSASKFGLRGAVHALRIGCNNQGIGFTTINPGLVGTDEVLKDIKSSPQSGLIPIPIDDVVRAVDFVLQSSKDTEIGDITLTQKFTV from the coding sequence ATGCAGAAAAACCTAATAGTTGTCGGAGCTAGTCGTGGCATTGGCTTAGCGGTTGCGCAATTCTACCAAGCAAAAGGAGACAACGTTTTTTCTGTCTCTCGGACGCCATCGACAATTGGCAGATGGATTGAAGCAGACATGTCTAATAATGAGGGCATTCAAAAAGTATTGCACGAAACATCTGACCATACCATTGATGCATTACTTTATATGGGTGGGGTTTGGGAAGAACATGCATTCACAGAGAATTACGATTTTGAGACAAGTCCTTACTCTGAGACTCACAATATAATCAACATTAATCAGATCGCACCGATAGAGCTTGTCAAAGGCTTGTTAAAGAGCCTGAAAAAATCAAGAAATCCAAGAGCTGTGTTCATAGGGGCTACTTCAGGGCTGGATATTTCAAGCACTGCGGAGGTGGCTTACTCTGCGTCTAAGTTTGGGCTCAGGGGGGCTGTGCATGCCCTTCGAATTGGATGTAACAATCAAGGCATAGGGTTTACAACTATTAATCCGGGGCTGGTAGGAACGGATGAAGTTTTAAAAGACATTAAATCAAGCCCGCAGTCAGGACTTATTCCTATCCCAATTGATGATGTTGTAAGAGCGGTTGATTTTGTTCTGCAATCGAGTAAGGATACAGAGATAGGTGATATCACACTGACTCAAAAATTCACTGTCTAA
- a CDS encoding GNAT family N-acetyltransferase, translating to MKIRTIEEKDWNCILDIQEKSYQEVGIEDLAVLKSKNDASPDTCFVCVSNDGEIFGYVLAHPWCGVAPPKLFESLPYIENCDHLYLHDMAISPHSKGKGVGRALASKLIDVAKNKSMTKISLVAVQGSQTFWTRVGFKEVKGVEVCSSYGEQAVLMENVLNPQESTIV from the coding sequence ATGAAAATTAGGACGATTGAAGAAAAGGACTGGAACTGTATTTTAGACATTCAGGAAAAGTCTTACCAAGAGGTTGGTATCGAGGACTTAGCGGTTCTAAAAAGTAAAAATGACGCTTCACCAGACACTTGCTTTGTATGTGTATCAAACGATGGAGAAATATTTGGGTATGTGTTAGCTCATCCATGGTGTGGTGTTGCTCCTCCAAAATTATTTGAGTCTTTACCTTATATCGAAAATTGTGACCACTTGTATCTTCATGATATGGCCATAAGCCCTCATTCAAAAGGAAAGGGAGTGGGTCGGGCGTTAGCCTCAAAATTGATAGACGTGGCTAAAAATAAAAGCATGACTAAAATAAGCTTGGTAGCGGTGCAAGGCTCGCAAACCTTTTGGACCAGAGTTGGATTCAAAGAAGTAAAAGGTGTTGAAGTGTGCTCAAGTTATGGCGAACAAGCAGTTCTAATGGAGAATGTGCTTAATCCACAAGAATCAACAATAGTTTGA
- a CDS encoding HAD family hydrolase — protein MIKSQIKNVVFDIGNVVVRWSPQEIIKLTFPELSSCEQLAHSVFGSEIWLDINKGIVTEHETQSRYQREFDFSAQDTERLFYYIKQTQILLYQSTELIQRVKQAGYGVYALTDNVHETVEFLKTTYDFWGLFDGAIVSAELGILKPQPDIYHALMARYGLIAQETVFLDDMPHNVAGAKAVGMEAIQFESVQQGESALKSLGLVL, from the coding sequence ATGATAAAAAGCCAGATAAAAAATGTGGTGTTTGACATAGGGAATGTGGTTGTACGCTGGTCGCCACAGGAAATAATTAAGCTGACATTTCCAGAGTTAAGTTCGTGTGAGCAGTTGGCTCATTCAGTGTTTGGTTCAGAAATTTGGCTAGATATTAATAAAGGCATTGTCACTGAGCATGAGACTCAATCTAGGTACCAACGAGAATTTGACTTCAGCGCACAAGATACCGAGCGACTTTTTTACTACATAAAACAAACGCAAATTTTACTATATCAATCTACAGAACTGATCCAGCGGGTCAAACAAGCAGGTTATGGTGTATATGCGTTAACAGATAATGTCCATGAAACAGTTGAATTTTTGAAAACTACCTATGATTTTTGGGGTTTGTTTGATGGCGCTATCGTATCGGCTGAACTAGGTATACTAAAGCCGCAACCTGATATATATCATGCATTAATGGCACGGTATGGGTTAATTGCACAAGAAACCGTGTTTTTAGATGACATGCCTCACAATGTCGCTGGTGCAAAAGCGGTTGGCATGGAGGCAATTCAATTTGAAAGTGTACAACAAGGCGAATCTGCACTTAAATCTTTGGGTTTAGTATTGTAA
- a CDS encoding urocanate hydratase, whose amino-acid sequence MNFQEQIKQGIPSELPEAKPYPAGANRAPKRKDILSPEEKQLAVRNALRYFPKAWHKELATEFVQELKDFGRIYMYRFKPNYELKARSISDYPAKCEQAAAIMLMIDNNLDPAVAQHPEELITYGGNGAVFQNWAQYLLAMKYLSEMEEDQTLHMYSGHPMGLFPSSKDAPRVVVTNGMMIPNYSQPDDWEKFNALGVTQYGQMTAGSFMYIGPQGIVHGTTITVMNAFRKVLEKGDSPKGKIFLTAGLGGMSGAQPKAGNIANCITVCAEVNPKAAIKRHEQGWVDELVDNMPDLVARVKKAQADEEVVSIAFIGNIVDVWESFLAEDIFVHLGSDQTSLHNPWSGGYYPVGISYEESNRLIREEPEVFKEKVQATLKRHADAVNKHTAKGTYFFDYGNAFLLESSRAGGDVMAENGIDFKYPSYVQDILGPMCFDYGFGPFRWVCTSGKPEDLDKTDAIAAKVLEEIMAESPEEIQQQMQDNITWIKDAKENKLVVGSQARILYADAEGRIKIAKAFNDAIERGEIGPVVLGRDHHDVSGTDSPFRETSNIYDGSRFTADMAIHNVIGDGFRGATWVSIHNGGGVGWGEVINGGFGMLLDGSSDAERRLESMLLFDVNNGIARRSWARNEEANFAIKREMARTPKLKVTLSNNVDDDILDNLSL is encoded by the coding sequence ATGAATTTTCAAGAACAAATAAAGCAGGGTATCCCTAGCGAATTGCCTGAAGCAAAGCCATATCCAGCTGGGGCAAACCGCGCGCCAAAGCGTAAAGACATTTTAAGCCCAGAAGAAAAACAGCTAGCGGTAAGAAATGCGCTGCGTTATTTCCCAAAAGCGTGGCATAAAGAACTTGCTACTGAATTTGTACAAGAGTTAAAAGATTTTGGTCGTATTTATATGTACCGTTTTAAGCCTAATTATGAGCTTAAAGCGCGTTCAATCTCAGACTATCCAGCCAAATGCGAGCAAGCTGCGGCAATCATGTTGATGATTGACAACAACTTAGATCCGGCAGTGGCGCAGCATCCAGAAGAGCTTATCACTTACGGTGGTAATGGTGCAGTATTCCAAAACTGGGCACAATACCTACTTGCAATGAAGTACCTGAGTGAAATGGAAGAAGACCAAACACTTCACATGTACTCAGGCCATCCGATGGGATTATTCCCGTCATCAAAAGATGCGCCTCGTGTTGTCGTAACGAACGGTATGATGATCCCGAACTACTCTCAGCCAGATGACTGGGAAAAGTTTAATGCGTTAGGTGTAACACAGTACGGCCAGATGACGGCGGGTTCTTTCATGTATATTGGTCCTCAGGGCATTGTACACGGAACAACCATCACGGTAATGAACGCATTCCGTAAAGTACTTGAAAAAGGCGACAGTCCAAAAGGTAAGATCTTCTTAACAGCAGGTCTTGGAGGCATGAGTGGTGCACAGCCTAAAGCAGGTAACATCGCTAACTGCATTACAGTATGCGCAGAGGTAAACCCTAAAGCTGCGATTAAACGTCACGAGCAAGGTTGGGTTGATGAATTAGTCGACAATATGCCTGATTTGGTTGCACGTGTTAAAAAAGCGCAAGCTGATGAAGAGGTGGTGTCTATTGCATTCATCGGTAACATCGTTGATGTATGGGAGTCTTTCCTAGCAGAAGATATTTTTGTACACCTTGGCTCTGATCAAACATCGCTCCATAACCCGTGGTCAGGTGGTTACTACCCAGTTGGGATCAGCTATGAAGAGTCAAACCGCTTAATTCGTGAAGAGCCAGAAGTATTCAAAGAAAAAGTACAAGCGACGCTTAAGCGCCACGCTGACGCTGTCAACAAACATACAGCCAAAGGTACATACTTCTTCGATTACGGTAACGCATTCTTACTTGAGTCTTCACGCGCTGGTGGCGATGTGATGGCCGAAAATGGTATCGATTTTAAATATCCGTCTTATGTTCAGGATATTTTAGGTCCAATGTGTTTTGACTATGGCTTTGGTCCATTCCGTTGGGTGTGTACATCAGGCAAACCTGAAGATTTAGACAAGACGGACGCCATTGCTGCAAAAGTGCTTGAAGAAATCATGGCTGAGTCACCAGAAGAAATTCAGCAGCAGATGCAAGACAACATTACTTGGATCAAAGACGCAAAAGAAAACAAGTTGGTTGTTGGTTCACAAGCACGTATTCTTTACGCAGATGCTGAAGGCCGTATCAAGATTGCCAAAGCATTCAACGATGCCATTGAGCGTGGTGAAATTGGTCCTGTTGTGCTTGGCCGTGACCACCACGATGTATCTGGTACTGATTCACCATTCCGTGAAACATCTAACATTTACGATGGTAGCCGCTTCACGGCTGACATGGCGATCCACAATGTTATTGGTGATGGTTTCCGAGGCGCTACTTGGGTATCAATTCACAACGGCGGCGGTGTTGGCTGGGGTGAAGTTATCAATGGTGGTTTTGGTATGTTGTTAGATGGGTCAAGCGATGCTGAGCGTCGACTAGAATCTATGCTGCTATTTGATGTAAACAATGGTATCGCACGTCGTAGCTGGGCGCGTAACGAAGAAGCTAATTTCGCAATTAAACGTGAAATGGCCAGAACGCCAAAATTGAAAGTCACACTTTCGAATAACGTGGATGATGATATTTTAGATAATTTATCTCTGTAA